In Oncorhynchus kisutch isolate 150728-3 linkage group LG11, Okis_V2, whole genome shotgun sequence, the genomic stretch tgttattatgaccagtgacctgagataaggcggagctttacctaacagacttatagatgacttggagcccgtgggtcttgcgacgaatatgtagcgagggccagctgactagagcatacaggtcgcagtggtaggtggtataaggtgatttggtaacaaaactgatggcactgtgatagactgcatccagtttgctgagtagagtatttgaagctattttgtagatgacatcaactaagtcgaggatcggtaggaccgtcagttttactagggtaagtttggcggcgtgagtgaaggaggctttgttgagccagtaaccgaaaggttgctggttccaatatatatatatatatatatatatatttttatatttaacctttattttaacagggaagacatattgagacCTGGGTCGCTTTTACAAATGCACCCTGTATATACAACGCAAATATACACATTGAACCcaaactaatatatatatatatatatatagtgctttcggaaagtattcagatacttcactttttccacattttgttacgttacagccttctaaaatgtattacatttttcccctcatcaatctacacgccataccccataatgacaaagcgaaaataggtttttagacatttttgctaatttattcaaaACCAAAAACCGAAATGCCTTGgggatgctgtggggatgtttttcagcggcagggactggaagactagtcaggatcgagggaaagatgaatagaGCCAAGTACAGacatatccttgatgaaaacctgcttcagagcgaaggttaatcttccaacaggacaacggccctaagcacacagccaagacaacgcaggaatggcttcgggacaggtcttTCAAGGTCCCTGAGTCAGCCAtaacctggacttgaacccgatcaggcctgaaaaatagctgtgcagcaacactccccattcaacctgacagagcttgagaggatctgcagaaaatattggaagaatctccccaaatacaggtgtgccaagcttgtagcatcatactcaagaagactcaaggctgtaatcattcccgaaggtgcttcaacaaagtactgagtaaagggtttgaatacctatgtaaatatgATAAAcgtgtctaaaaacctgtttttgctttgcgattatggggtattgtgtgtagattcaaaAACTATTGaatagattttagaataaggctgtaacgtaacaaaatgtggaaaaagtcaaggggtctgaatactctgaatgcactgtacatacacattcATATACAAAAACAGTCATGGGAAGCACAAATAAACCATCACAAATCACCCAGAAAAACAGTTACATTACTCCACAAATAAGTCCCCAATCAATACTTGAAATTGTCCGAAGGGGCACCAGAACATTAAGATGAAATGCATTTTGAATTTTGTTCCAGTAATACGGTGCATTAAAACTCAAAGCAGATGTACCTGGCTCGGTGGAGACGCTAGGAACCTTGAGTTAATCCAataatccccgagccgactaggtgaaaaatctgttgaattgcccttgagcaaggcacttaaccctaaagtctctctggataagagcgtcttgTAAATTACTtatttttatgtaaaaaaatgCTAATGACAGCAAGTAGCCTAAATTAATTGCTGCAAACAGTAGGCCTAAATAATAGCTTCATATATTATTATGCGCTCtaatctactccgatttcagagcactctcttcTGCGTGTGCGAGAGCACAGAATAATTGATTAATTTACGAAGGtgcaacacccattgaatatgacTTGTCAGTAAACCATTCTCCtcagccagagcgtccagtgtgcgctctgaacactATGAGagcaaaacgctctgaatttatgaacagacaatctgacaatgctctgaatttactaaACGTAACAGACACACCGGAGgcaatttacgaacgcaccctgATATGACTTGTTGAAGACATACTGACGGCTCTTATTTAAtggtgcgtttgtaaattcactctggctatctactccgactTTAGAGTACTCTCGTCTAAGTGTGCAGAATAATTTATAAATTTACGAACCTGCAAAACTGGTcaaatatgaccggtgtcagtaaacgtaggcAAAAAACGTTCTAGATGACATGACAACAGCATAACCAGCTTTGCTAgtggagtaaaatggtcagagtaagGTGCTCTGGAGGTAGCtactagcaagctagccaactttagccagttaaaATTGGGTGCTCCTGGAGCGAAACACAATTTACAAACGGATAATCTGGCAATTCCAaacgcccagagcgcactctggcactccaaaTAGAATTTATGAACGCACCCAACATATTATAGAATAActgtgcgttcgtaaattcactctggctatctactccgactTCTGAGCACTGTTGTCTGaatgtgccagagcgcagaataactgatgcattTATATACACACAACACCGCTGAATATGATCGGTGTCCAAAGTCAGCTGCAGTTACAGTCACCGATGCTCTAGGTAACATGGAAACAGCCTGACCACCTCTGCTAGGGTAAGCACAATGATCAGCGTGAGGTGTTCTCTCGTTGTGTtactcatttgtgtctggaagtagctagcaagctagccaaatttagccagttagcttgagtgctgttgtgaggtcagaacgctctgATCAAACCTGCTCCTCCTCCAGAGCGTTCAGTGTGTACACCGAGAGTGAAACACTCTTAATTTACGAACGGAAAAGATTGAACGACCGACACACTGGAGGCAATTTACGAACGTACCCTATGAGTTACAGTCAATTGACCTTTACAGTGAATTCGTTAGGATGTCGATTCAAATACCAATTGTCCATTTTAAGTACCAGGGACATAATTTATTGGGATAAAGCCCCATCTGCTGACAATGAGCGAAATGACACTTTGGCAGACTACTATCGCGAGAATAACATGTTATAAGAAATAATCGACATTTCCGGTTTATTTTTAAGATATTTATTTTTGCTGATATATGAGAACCTATTTCAGTAAAATCTGGATGTTCGTATTTATTCAGTTGAAACAAATACAGAAAGGTAAGATTATTAATGAACATTTAGCCGTTTTGAATTTGTTTTCTTTTGCAAAAATGGCACTGGATGCCAGCTGTCACTGTGTTGTGGCGATGGCCTACTAATTAACTAACGTTAGCCATCCAGCGGTAACGTTAGTTAGCTGACATTCTTGCTAGCGATGCctatttgaaatgtatttgaaaGTCGATAGCTAGATGTGATACCTATCAGAGTAAGGAAATAAAGAGAACTAACGTTAGTTACCTGAGAACCGAGTGCTGaaaatgtgttaaccctccaccGAAATGTAACTAGCTACGCTAGATAGACAATTAAGCTAACTAGCCAGCTGGAATTTGTGTAGCTACACATGTCCAAAAGTATGCAGGCACCCATTCAAATGAGTTTAgtcgactatttcagccacaccagtatACGCAGCTGACCAgcgtataaaatcaagcacacagccatgcaatctccacagtcaaacattgtcagtagaatggcccatactgaagagctcagtgactgtcaAATGGCatagtcataggatgccacctggTCAACAAGTAAGATtgtcaaatttctaccctgctagagctgccccagtcaaaatcgtctgtcctcggttgcaacacactACCGAAGCAACGTCCGCACAAAAACTGTTCATGAAATGGGtctccatggccaagcagccgcagacagcctaagatcaccatgtgcaatgccaagcgttggctggagtggtgtaaagctcgccaccattggactggagcagtggaaactcgttcACTGGAGTGAGGAATCACGCTTCGCCTTCTGGCAGTCTggcggacaaatctgggtttggcggatgccaggagagcgCTACCTTCCTGattaaggtttggtggaggagggataATGGTCTGGCGCGGTTTTTCATAGTTCGGGTGAGGCCCCTTAGTTCCGGTGAAGGGACattttaacgctacagcatacaatgatattctagactattctgtgcttccaactttgtggcaacagtttggggaaggccctttcctatataaaatgttatttgtcacgtgccgaatacaacaggtacctacCAGGTAATTACCTAACCATtaaatgattacttacaagcccataaccaacaatgcagttcaagaaataaagttaagaaaatgttgacaaaataaataaagtaaaataatccaatcaaaaagtaacacaagaaaattacataacaataatgagactGTATGCAGGGGTACAAGTTAATCGAGGTAATTTGTGACGATGCATAGACGATAgatagcgagtagcagcagtgtaaaaacaaaggggggtccATGTAAattgtccaggtggccatttgattaattgttcaccagtcttattgcttgggagtagaaactgttaaggagccttttgatcCTAGACTCGGTGTCTCGTTACCGCTTGCTGGGCGGTAGTGGAGAGAATTAtcacttgggtgactggagtctttgatgtttttttggggcctttctctgacacccattgcctagtatataggtcctggatgttaggaagcttggccccagtgatgtactcactaccctctagcGCCTTACGTTCAGATGCAGAGTAGTTGCCatatcaggtggtgatgcaaccacccggtggtgatgcaaccgctcttgatggtgtagctgtaaaacttttgaggatctggggacccatgccaaatcttttcaggcctgagggggaaaaggtgttgtcgtgccctcttcacaactgtcttagtgtgtttggaccatgatagtttgttggtgatgtggagacCAAGGACTTTGAAACTCTCGACGCATTCTACTTCAGTCTCGTCCATGTTAATGCGGGCctgttcggtcctccttttcttatagtccacgatcagctcctttgtctgtatcacattgagggagaggttgttgtcctcgcACCacgctgccaggtctctgacctcctccctataggctgtctcattgttgtcggtgatcaggcctaccactgttgtcatcagcaaagttgatggtgttggagtcttgcttggccatgcagttgtgggtgaacagggattacaggactAAACACGGACCCCTGAGAGGCCCCAGTGTTGCGGATCagcttggcagatgtgttgttgcctaaccttaccacctggggctgcccgtcaggaagtccaggatccagttgcagagggtggtgtttagtcccagggtcttttaGCTTGATGAGCTTTGtaggcactatagtgttgaacgctgagctgtagtcaatgaacagcattttcacataggtattccttttatccaggtgggaaagggcagtgtggagtgcaatttgAGATTgagatctgtggatctgttgggacagtAATCACTTAGGCatgttaccttcgctttctttggtacagggactatgatggtctgtttgaaacatatgtaggtattacagactcggccaggGAGAGGTTGACGATGTCAGTGAAAACATTTGCCAGTTGGCACGCACACatcttggtaatccgtctggcactGCGGCTTCATGGATGTTGACCTgcttaaaggtcttgctcacattggctacggacaGCTTGATCACACAGCTGGTATGAAAGCTAAACAGCTTTTATCCACAGAGCCCTTTTGCCCTTTGTTAGGTAACGTaacaattagaggtcgaccgatttaatcggcaaggccgatttaattagggccgattttcaagttttcataacaatggaTAATCTGCCTTTTTGAATGCCGATTATGGCCAATTACATTGCAATCCTTGAGGAAACTTTgacaggctgaccacctgttacgcgagtgcagcgtcaaaaggaccttgtggctgcaagagGCCAAGGTactttgctagctagcattaaacttatcttataaaaaaaaacaatctTCACATtaacactagttaactacacatggttgatgatattactaagttaactagcttgtcctgcattgcatataatcaatgcgctGCCTGTTAAtatatcattgaatcacagcctacttcaacttcgccaaacaggtgatgatttaacaaaagcgcattcgcgaaaaaagcacagtcgttgcacaaatgtatctaaccataaacatcaatgccttttcttaaaatcaatacacagaagtacatttgttaaacctgcatatttagttaatattagCTGCTAAAATGAATTTCTTTtgactagggaaattgtgtcatagtatatgcaacagttttggccgcctggctcgttgtgaactgtgtgaccgtaattaatttgccagaattgtacataattatgacataacattgacggttgtgtaatgtaacagcaatatttagacttggggTTGCCAcctgttcgataaaatacggaacggttctgtatttcactgaaagaataaacggtTTCTTTTTTCGAAATGATGGTTTCtgtatttgaccatattaatcgCCTAAGggtcatatttctgtgtgttcattctaattaagtctatgatttgatatttgatagagcagtctgattgagcgatggtaggcagcagcaggctcgtaagcattcattcaaacagcactttactgcgtttgccagcagctcttagcaatgcttgaagcacagcgctgtttatgacttcaagcctatcaactcccgagattaggctggcaatactaaagtgcctataagaacatccaatagtcatatgtatatgaaatacaaatggtatagagagaaatagttgacgcgtcataattcctataataactacaacctaaaacttattaACCGGGAATATTGAGCCACCAgcttcatatgttctcatgttcggAGCAAGGGACTttaatgttagcttttttacatggcacatattgaacttcttctccaacactgtttttgcaacatttaaaccaaattgaacatgtttcattatttatttccgactaaatatatgttatttatgtattatattaagttcaaataagtgttcattcagtattgttgtaattgtcattattacaaatatctGCTttctttggtcctccaataatcggtatcggcgttgagaaATCATAATCCGTCGACCTCTAGTAGCAATTCTCTATGATGTGCAACACTTAATGCTGTTATTGGGCTATGTGTTATTTGCTATCATTGCTTTGTTTCAACTATCGTTTTACCCCCGCCCCTCTTTCATTGTGAATTTTCAGATGTCAGAGGATTTGTTGAAACAGTTGGGCAGCTACAAAGCACAGTTGCAACAAGTGGAAGCCGCCTTATCAACCGACCCTGAAAATGAAGACCTTCTCAAATTACAGAAAGACTTATCGGTAACTAGTTAGCCATGTGTCACCTGTATTGGCCATGAACATTTTAGATTTTACATCATTTTTACATCATTGAGTGTCAATATGTTTCTTAGTGTGTCTGTTTTCAAATGCGATTATTATCCAGCAATTGAATGACCTCAATTACGTATCCTTCACAGGAAGTCATAGACTTAACAAAAGACCTCCTGACGTCGCAGCCCTCCGAAGGTACTGCTACTGCCAACCGCTCAGATGCAGCCCCCCTGAAACATAGGTGGAGTGTTGGGGACAGGTGTATGACTGTGTGGAGTCAGGATGGACAGTGAGTATCACCCAGAAGCTCCTCAGTCCATAGTCAACCTGAATATTCAACTGTTAATTTACCAATTTTACAATGTCATCTTTGTTCGTCTTGCTTGCACATATAGGGTCTTGACTTCATTTGACCTACACTATTCAAATGTATTTGTTCAGTGAAGCAGTGATAGACATGACAATACTATTTTGCAAGAAGGGTCTAGCCCATGAATAAGAACAATAACAGAAACTCAGAATCTGTCATTCTTTATAATTGTGTAGTAGGGCTTGTCTTGCTTGTACTCACCTGCTTACAGCCGGGATTCTTTGACAGGGTGTATGAAGCTGAGATTGAGGAGATAGACGGCGAGAATGGCACGGCGGCCATCACCTTCTCCGGCTACGGGAACGCAGAGGTGGTGCCACTGCAGAACCTCAAGCCTGCCGAGGAGGGCAAGCACTCTGAGGATGACGGGAAATCCAAGTCCAGGTAGGAGAGACAACGTATATGTTAATAAAATAGGTCCTGTGTTGGGTCAGGAGTTTCCCTTGTTTCCAGTTCTTGATGTCCAGAAGAGTCCATGGCTGATCTAAAATTGTAactttgtgtgtgggtgtgtgcgccATGACAGGAAGGAGCAGATGGCAGACCAGAGGGAGTACAAGAAGAAGAAGGCCCAGAAGAAGGTGCTGAGGATGAAGGAACTGGAACAGGAGCGAGAAGACCAGAAATCCAAGTGGCAGAGTTTTAACAACAAGGCCTATAACAAGAACAAGAAAGGACAGGTATATTCATTCATTCGCATATTCATCTACTTTACACACTAGAAATTCCGGGCCTTGAGCCATCCCGTTTTGAGCCAATAACATCCTAACAGTCTAAT encodes the following:
- the LOC109899730 gene encoding survival of motor neuron-related-splicing factor 30-like produces the protein MSEDLLKQLGSYKAQLQQVEAALSTDPENEDLLKLQKDLSEVIDLTKDLLTSQPSEGTATANRSDAAPLKHRWSVGDRCMTVWSQDGQVYEAEIEEIDGENGTAAITFSGYGNAEVVPLQNLKPAEEGKHSEDDGKSKSRKEQMADQREYKKKKAQKKVLRMKELEQEREDQKSKWQSFNNKAYNKNKKGQVKRSIFASPESVNGKVGVGTCGIADKPMTTYHDTSKYNVRHLMPQ